One part of the Methylobacterium mesophilicum SR1.6/6 genome encodes these proteins:
- a CDS encoding SUMF1/EgtB/PvdO family nonheme iron enzyme: protein MSRMGRAAGLDRSTCPAPGDDMVFVPGSTSRMGSDRYDPEAAPAHRVTDDGFWIDRAPVTNARFRVLVRATGHVTVAERYPGCFPGTVHDPPAGRCRARSREIFSCQRRRTSASSNSPKRRGRPWTFRAGDTPSRATGIVHGKRDSAFESRAKRCFDPSVRGAEPARLSSRSLRGRHGAVQMGLVAWRDLDPAPRGIPCGGCSKWAVLSNGSTPTSSRDQSARRWTAPFLVKTATLQRSRTTGPITS, encoded by the coding sequence ATGAGCCGCATGGGTCGCGCAGCCGGCCTCGACCGATCCACCTGTCCTGCTCCGGGCGACGACATGGTTTTCGTCCCGGGCAGTACCTCCCGCATGGGCTCGGACCGCTACGACCCGGAAGCGGCGCCCGCACACCGCGTAACCGACGACGGTTTCTGGATCGACCGAGCGCCCGTCACCAACGCCCGGTTCCGTGTCCTCGTCCGCGCCACAGGCCACGTAACGGTCGCGGAGCGGTACCCAGGGTGCTTTCCGGGTACCGTGCATGATCCGCCGGCCGGGCGGTGTCGCGCCAGGTCTCGCGAAATTTTTTCCTGCCAGCGGCGGCGAACTTCAGCATCGAGCAACTCCCCGAAACGACGAGGCAGGCCATGGACGTTCCGAGCCGGTGACACACCCTCCCGAGCCACCGGGATAGTCCACGGTAAGAGAGACTCGGCTTTCGAGAGCCGCGCGAAGCGCTGCTTCGACCCTTCCGTTCGGGGCGCCGAGCCTGCTCGGCTCTCATCGAGATCTCTGCGCGGGCGCCACGGGGCCGTGCAGATGGGGCTGGTCGCTTGGCGTGACCTCGATCCAGCGCCAAGGGGCATCCCCTGCGGCGGTTGCTCAAAATGGGCAGTCCTCTCGAACGGGTCGACGCCAACCTCCAGCCGTGATCAGTCAGCCCGAAGATGGACCGCGCCGTTCCTCGTCAAAACCGCCACCCTGCAACGCTCGCGGACGACGGGCCCGATCACGTCGTAA
- a CDS encoding Hint domain-containing protein, with translation MPGGVLAFRAPESANFYPPSTEFRAEFSTSPLSQNDPNTIGIAFLPRSNDIFTVSQTFNRELTVTETRAASDAAGIDPVGRVPCFVAGTSISTHGGPFAVERMAVGDMVVTQAGEFRPIRWIGSRHYRGLSAPAADRPVRVRANAIADGVPCRDLLVSPDHALFVDGLLAAAGHLVNGTSITRGEAMADLTYWHIELDSHDLLLAENMPAESFLASPGVRAGFDAVQTSDAGSAPKAYAMRAGLGPELAALRGRLARRATAAREASDLGPVRAWLDRCLIGADDVLHMGGWAQDVTRPNVPVCLDLVVDGAIVAFTVANELRADLAAAGMGDGSHGFDLGVDVRLSPGMSHVVEVRRSADGALVCAKQIDAAGAWTPLLAA, from the coding sequence ATGCCGGGGGGCGTTTTGGCTTTCCGCGCACCCGAGAGTGCCAATTTCTATCCGCCATCGACGGAATTCCGGGCGGAGTTCTCCACGTCCCCGCTGAGCCAGAACGACCCGAACACGATCGGCATCGCTTTTTTGCCGAGATCCAACGACATTTTCACGGTCTCCCAGACCTTCAATCGAGAACTTACGGTCACGGAAACAAGAGCGGCGTCGGACGCTGCCGGGATCGATCCTGTTGGCAGAGTTCCTTGCTTTGTCGCGGGGACATCGATCTCGACGCATGGCGGACCGTTCGCCGTAGAGCGCATGGCAGTCGGAGACATGGTCGTCACGCAAGCCGGCGAGTTTCGTCCCATCCGTTGGATCGGCTCGAGGCACTATAGGGGGCTTTCTGCGCCGGCCGCTGACCGACCCGTGCGTGTCCGGGCGAACGCCATTGCCGATGGCGTGCCCTGTCGCGATCTGCTGGTCTCGCCCGATCACGCGCTGTTCGTCGACGGTCTGCTCGCGGCCGCCGGGCACCTGGTCAACGGCACGAGTATCACGCGCGGCGAGGCGATGGCGGACCTGACCTACTGGCACATCGAGTTGGACAGCCACGACCTCCTTCTGGCCGAGAACATGCCGGCCGAGAGCTTCCTAGCATCCCCGGGCGTGCGAGCGGGCTTCGACGCGGTGCAGACCTCGGATGCGGGCTCGGCGCCCAAGGCTTATGCCATGCGGGCAGGGCTCGGTCCTGAACTCGCGGCACTGCGCGGACGGCTCGCCCGTCGCGCCACCGCCGCGCGGGAGGCCAGCGACCTCGGCCCCGTACGGGCATGGTTGGACCGGTGCCTGATCGGAGCCGACGACGTGCTGCACATGGGCGGCTGGGCGCAGGATGTGACCCGACCCAATGTCCCGGTGTGCCTGGATCTCGTGGTCGACGGGGCAATCGTCGCGTTCACCGTGGCGAACGAGCTCCGGGCCGACCTCGCCGCCGCCGGGATGGGCGATGGCAGCCACGGCTTCGACCTCGGCGTGGATGTCAGGCTGTCTCCCGGGATGTCGCACGTCGTCGAGGTGCGGCGGTCCGCCGACGGAGCCCTGGTCTGCGCCAAGCAGATCGATGCGGCGGGCGCATGGACGCCGTTACTGGCGGCCTGA
- a CDS encoding HdeD family acid-resistance protein, whose protein sequence is MAGIATFDGTTDESGRGRWWFVGIGTLLLVLGIAGLFMVITLTIASTLWYGALLLTAGIVEIVEALVKPREVEAWSSRAVRFLAGLLYLLGGLYAVFRPLEASLALTLVLGVILIASGLARAIWAIAHEVQASRAAVILFALLSVLLGGAIIAQWPYSGLWAIGLFVSCDLLAAGLSWLWVGLFGKPQIAPVAAPYRIGMGAR, encoded by the coding sequence ATGGCCGGCATCGCGACCTTCGATGGCACGACCGATGAGTCGGGGCGCGGCCGATGGTGGTTCGTCGGGATCGGCACCCTGCTGCTCGTTCTCGGGATTGCCGGCCTGTTCATGGTGATCACGCTCACGATCGCCAGCACGCTCTGGTACGGGGCGCTCCTGCTCACGGCCGGGATCGTCGAGATCGTCGAGGCCCTGGTCAAACCGAGAGAGGTCGAGGCCTGGAGCTCGCGCGCCGTCCGGTTCCTGGCGGGCTTGCTCTACCTGCTGGGCGGGCTCTACGCGGTCTTCCGCCCGCTCGAAGCCTCGCTCGCGCTCACGCTCGTTCTCGGCGTGATCCTGATCGCCTCGGGCCTCGCCCGTGCGATCTGGGCGATCGCGCACGAGGTACAGGCCTCCCGCGCCGCTGTGATCCTGTTCGCTCTACTGTCGGTGCTCCTGGGCGGGGCCATCATCGCGCAATGGCCGTATTCCGGTCTCTGGGCGATCGGGCTGTTCGTTTCGTGCGACCTGCTGGCCGCGGGCCTGTCATGGCTCTGGGTCGGCCTGTTCGGAAAGCCCCAGATCGCACCGGTCGCCGCACCGTATCGGATCGGCATGGGGGCGCGGTGA
- a CDS encoding TAXI family TRAP transporter solute-binding subunit produces the protein MQDAEPVSIGHDRMWSRSPARRAPRNRRWSRALLAAGVLLVAAAGFALAHVWSPHANLRVTIGPPGSTAERFITAFAAVSKAQHPRVNLDLVRVDDLTGSARALEERRTDLAIVRSDAAVPANAQTIVILRRDVVAFILPPHSAVTSVAGLAGKTVGIVAGPLQTANARLLDTVLSYFNIPAKDVGRTVLAVDALAQSVREKKLAAVLAVGPMAPGEVVDVVGAIARATRGTPRVLALDEAEAIGKRFPGFESIDVPVGAFRARPATPSETVTTLAVTFRFAASELMPNVVAAAIARSILTTKTKLIAITPLAAQIEAPDPDDKSPILPVHPGVAAYLSNGDQTFFDQVQQYFYLGGLVVSLAGSLLAAASAGWNRRRSEAGWRPVRRLVEIANAAAGVDRAGLAALEDEYRAIVAAMLSCSSGLVGTDCLSAFSTALAHARHALDHRRASLEPETAVPSGPTLVVAR, from the coding sequence ATGCAGGACGCCGAGCCCGTATCCATCGGTCACGACCGGATGTGGTCGCGCAGTCCTGCACGTCGTGCACCTCGGAACCGGCGGTGGAGCCGCGCCCTCCTGGCCGCGGGTGTCCTGCTCGTGGCCGCGGCCGGCTTCGCGCTCGCGCATGTCTGGTCGCCGCACGCCAACCTGCGCGTCACGATCGGACCGCCCGGCAGCACGGCCGAGCGTTTCATCACGGCATTCGCGGCCGTCTCCAAGGCGCAGCATCCCCGCGTCAACCTGGATCTCGTCCGGGTCGATGACCTCACCGGCAGCGCCAGGGCGCTCGAGGAACGCAGGACCGACCTGGCCATCGTCCGCAGCGACGCCGCGGTGCCCGCCAACGCCCAGACCATCGTGATTCTGCGCCGGGACGTCGTCGCCTTCATCCTGCCGCCGCACAGCGCCGTGACATCGGTCGCCGGCTTGGCGGGCAAGACCGTCGGCATCGTGGCCGGGCCCCTGCAAACCGCCAACGCGCGCCTCCTCGACACGGTGCTGAGCTACTTCAACATCCCGGCCAAAGATGTCGGCAGGACGGTTCTGGCGGTCGACGCGCTGGCCCAATCTGTCCGAGAGAAGAAGCTGGCGGCCGTTCTGGCGGTTGGTCCCATGGCACCCGGCGAGGTCGTGGACGTCGTCGGCGCGATCGCGCGCGCCACCAGAGGGACTCCGAGAGTCCTCGCCCTCGACGAGGCGGAGGCAATCGGCAAGCGGTTCCCGGGCTTCGAATCGATCGACGTGCCCGTGGGCGCGTTCCGGGCGCGGCCCGCGACGCCGAGCGAGACCGTCACGACGCTGGCGGTCACCTTCCGCTTCGCCGCTTCGGAACTGATGCCCAACGTCGTCGCGGCGGCGATCGCCCGCTCGATCCTGACGACCAAGACGAAGCTCATCGCGATCACGCCGCTGGCCGCGCAGATCGAGGCACCCGATCCGGACGACAAGAGCCCGATCCTACCCGTCCACCCGGGCGTGGCCGCTTATCTGAGCAATGGAGACCAGACCTTCTTCGATCAGGTCCAGCAGTATTTCTATCTCGGCGGCCTCGTGGTCAGCCTCGCCGGATCGCTCCTCGCCGCCGCCTCGGCGGGCTGGAACAGGCGCCGGTCGGAGGCGGGGTGGCGTCCGGTCCGGCGCCTGGTCGAGATCGCCAACGCGGCGGCAGGGGTCGACCGCGCCGGGCTCGCCGCGCTGGAGGACGAGTACCGGGCGATCGTCGCGGCGATGCTGAGCTGTTCGTCCGGGCTCGTCGGCACCGATTGCCTGTCGGCTTTTTCCACGGCCCTGGCGCATGCGCGTCACGCCCTCGATCACCGCCGCGCGAGTCTTGAGCCGGAGACGGCGGTTCCGTCCGGGCCGACGCTCGTCGTCGCGCGGTGA
- a CDS encoding DUF892 family protein yields MPRSTAKKGEEVAMPVKTPKELFVRMLSDARHHAERATKIYEELGQVAQDPAIQEALQSRAFIQDKTIKSLDRCFQLIGEKPITANGRLQEVFLEDFRRELAEIQAPAAKALFILIKANHLMHLRIAEYVALVAMADVSGHFGVGVLLESCLADKLAFTERTRRLIRRTIESKHAVKLAA; encoded by the coding sequence ATGCCTCGATCGACAGCCAAGAAAGGTGAGGAGGTTGCTATGCCGGTTAAGACGCCGAAGGAGCTTTTCGTGCGCATGCTGAGCGATGCGCGGCACCATGCGGAACGCGCGACGAAGATCTACGAGGAATTGGGACAGGTCGCGCAGGATCCGGCGATCCAGGAGGCGCTCCAGTCGCGCGCCTTCATCCAGGACAAGACGATCAAGTCGCTCGACCGCTGCTTTCAGCTGATCGGCGAAAAACCGATCACTGCGAACGGCCGCCTCCAAGAAGTCTTTCTTGAAGATTTCCGGCGCGAGCTGGCCGAGATCCAGGCGCCCGCCGCCAAGGCCCTGTTCATCCTGATCAAGGCCAATCACCTGATGCATCTGCGCATCGCCGAGTACGTGGCCCTTGTCGCCATGGCCGACGTGAGCGGGCATTTCGGGGTCGGCGTCCTGCTGGAAAGCTGCCTGGCGGACAAGCTCGCGTTCACGGAGCGGACCCGCCGCCTGATCCGCCGCACGATCGAGAGCAAGCACGCGGTCAAGCTGGCTGCGTGA
- a CDS encoding GCG_CRPN prefix-to-repeats domain-containing protein — translation MPSIRIISLATLVFGVLLSLNASGPGVLGIAPAQAAGGCGPGLHRGPYGGCRPNVYGAPGYYGYRGRAIYGHPGAVRYGYRGGAVYRGGAVYRGGAVYRGGRAYGGRAVYGRRVGGYRGGFRR, via the coding sequence ATGCCATCGATACGGATTATTTCGCTCGCGACCCTCGTGTTCGGTGTCTTGCTGAGCCTGAACGCTTCCGGACCGGGTGTCCTTGGGATCGCGCCGGCTCAAGCCGCCGGCGGATGCGGCCCTGGCTTACACCGCGGCCCCTACGGAGGCTGCCGACCCAACGTCTACGGGGCGCCCGGCTATTACGGATACCGGGGCAGGGCGATCTACGGTCATCCGGGCGCCGTCCGGTACGGTTATCGGGGCGGTGCGGTCTATCGGGGCGGAGCAGTCTATCGGGGCGGAGCAGTCTATCGGGGTGGCCGTGCCTACGGTGGCCGGGCGGTCTACGGACGCCGCGTCGGCGGGTACCGCGGCGGATTCCGCCGCTGA
- a CDS encoding AraC family transcriptional regulator, translating into MANRLALAREDTCDRLEPDRRLDAERTPGADDFHGDVASAACAVISELGSDPVEILRDAGCDPRASRDGGTPVSNAALGRLLQLGANRTRCGHLGLLVGRRIALAKLGPSGTLVRNAGTVGDALRVLENRPWAWTCGSAVRLSVETDLALLHYFPYEAGATAVGLQSEGALATIVNIVRALSSAQWSPSEVLLPRAPPRQTDPYRHFFRAPVRFDQEWAAIAFPSRVLEQPIAGADRDSLATAERRIRQIGEAAPIQISDQLRCLLRMEFIQSPWSGQAVARHLAVHRRTLSRRLRAEGTSFRSVTTQIRFETAKQLLAETNMTLAQISACLGFSEAAAFTHAFRRWSGLSPSIWRHRCRPLETAAEAMLPSFSRPATGPDRAYGFQHSRE; encoded by the coding sequence ATGGCCAACCGCCTGGCGCTGGCGCGCGAAGACACTTGCGATCGACTTGAGCCCGATCGGCGGCTGGATGCGGAACGCACCCCCGGTGCCGACGACTTCCATGGCGACGTTGCGAGCGCAGCCTGCGCCGTTATCTCGGAACTCGGTTCAGATCCTGTCGAAATCCTCCGGGACGCGGGCTGCGACCCGCGGGCATCCCGGGACGGCGGTACACCGGTCTCGAATGCCGCGCTCGGCCGCCTGCTTCAGCTGGGTGCGAATCGCACGCGGTGCGGCCATCTCGGCCTGCTCGTGGGACGGCGTATCGCTCTCGCCAAGCTCGGACCAAGCGGCACGCTGGTGCGGAACGCTGGGACCGTTGGCGACGCCCTGCGTGTTCTGGAGAATCGTCCCTGGGCTTGGACGTGCGGCTCTGCCGTCAGGCTCAGCGTCGAGACCGATCTGGCTCTGCTTCACTACTTTCCCTACGAAGCCGGGGCGACAGCGGTGGGCCTCCAGTCGGAGGGGGCTCTCGCCACGATCGTCAATATCGTGCGCGCCCTGTCGAGTGCCCAATGGTCGCCATCGGAAGTCCTGTTGCCGCGTGCGCCACCGCGTCAGACGGATCCCTACCGGCATTTCTTCCGCGCACCCGTCCGTTTTGATCAGGAATGGGCAGCCATCGCGTTTCCATCACGCGTCCTCGAACAACCGATCGCGGGCGCCGACCGAGATTCGCTCGCGACCGCGGAACGTCGCATCCGCCAGATCGGCGAGGCGGCGCCGATCCAGATATCCGACCAGCTGCGGTGCCTTCTCCGCATGGAGTTCATTCAGAGCCCGTGGTCAGGCCAAGCCGTGGCGCGCCATCTGGCGGTCCATCGGCGCACGCTCAGCCGTCGCCTGAGGGCCGAAGGCACGAGCTTCCGGTCGGTGACCACACAGATCCGGTTCGAGACGGCCAAGCAGCTCCTGGCCGAGACCAACATGACCTTGGCGCAAATCTCCGCCTGTCTTGGCTTCTCCGAAGCGGCCGCGTTCACGCACGCGTTCCGACGCTGGTCCGGCCTGTCACCGAGCATCTGGAGGCACCGGTGCCGGCCACTGGAAACGGCAGCTGAAGCGATGCTCCCGAGCTTCTCGCGACCTGCAACGGGTCCCGATCGAGCATATGGTTTCCAGCATTCTCGAGAATGA
- the aqpZ gene encoding aquaporin Z yields MDIRKCAAEAIGTFWLTFAGCGSAVIAAAFPQVGIGLLGVALAFGLTVVTMAYAVGHISGCHLNPAVTCGLAAGGRFPVHDIVPYVLAQVVGGVVGAILLYAIASGAPDFDLAKGFAANGYGDHSPGHYSLIACFLSEVVLTMMFLFVIMGATHGKAPVGFAPLAIGLCLTLVHLVGIPVTNLSVNPARSTGPALFVGGWAVAQLWLFWVAPLVGGVLGGVLYRWLSEQPSVQVTGMAPPTPAE; encoded by the coding sequence ATGGACATCCGCAAGTGCGCTGCCGAGGCCATCGGCACCTTCTGGCTCACCTTTGCCGGCTGCGGCAGCGCCGTGATCGCAGCAGCTTTTCCACAGGTCGGCATCGGCCTCCTGGGCGTGGCGCTGGCCTTCGGACTGACGGTCGTCACCATGGCCTACGCGGTCGGCCACATCTCGGGATGCCATCTCAATCCGGCAGTCACCTGCGGGCTCGCGGCCGGAGGCCGGTTTCCGGTCCACGACATCGTGCCGTACGTGCTCGCCCAGGTCGTGGGCGGCGTCGTCGGGGCGATCCTGCTCTACGCCATCGCGAGCGGCGCGCCCGACTTCGATCTCGCGAAGGGCTTCGCCGCCAACGGCTACGGCGATCACTCCCCGGGGCATTACTCCCTGATCGCCTGCTTCCTATCGGAGGTGGTGCTCACGATGATGTTTCTGTTCGTCATCATGGGCGCGACCCACGGCAAGGCGCCCGTCGGGTTCGCACCGCTGGCCATCGGGCTCTGCCTCACCCTCGTCCACCTCGTCGGCATCCCGGTCACGAACCTGTCGGTCAATCCGGCGCGCAGCACCGGGCCCGCCCTGTTCGTGGGCGGCTGGGCCGTCGCCCAGCTCTGGCTGTTCTGGGTCGCCCCGCTCGTCGGCGGCGTGCTCGGAGGCGTCCTCTATCGCTGGCTGAGCGAGCAGCCGTCGGTTCAAGTCACCGGCATGGCGCCGCCGACGCCAGCGGAATGA